The genomic DNA TATTTATATATAATAATAGGAACTAATATATTACTAATGTTAACTATTAATCAATGCTATTTAGATTTTGTTAAAAAAATCCTTAATGAAGGAAAGGAAACATATAAGGATAGCGATCATCATTTAAAGGAAAATTTAGGTAACTATTATTTTATTGAAGATCCTTTAAATTTGAAATTTAAAGCCAAGTATCAGAACATGACTTCTGATATGATGCTTGACATGATTAAATCTGGAAAGTTTGACATGGAAGGATGTCCAATAAAAAGTGATGCTCTTTTTGAATATGTGAAATCTTTTGATGATGATTCAGATCAAGGATTTGTATATAGTTATCCTAACAGAATTTTAGCACATTTTGATGTTAATCAGTTTGATGTAATGAAAGATAGAATTTTAAATTCTACCGGAAGTAATCGTGCAGTTGCTGTAACTTATGACCCTGCACTTGATTGTAATCGTGAAGATATTCCTTGTCTACAGATACTTCAAGCAGTTGTACGTGATGGTGAATTGACCATTCATTGCTTCTTTAGATCAAATGACATATATGGCGCATTTTACTCTAACATGTTTTTTATAGCTTATATTGGTATAAAACTTAAAGATGAAGTAAATAAGGAATTAATTTCTGAAAAGCTAAACTTTGGTGGCGTTCATTATTATTCATCATCTGGTCATATATACAATACTGATTTAAGAAGTGCTAAAAAATTAATCTCAAAACACTAATTTTTATTTATTTTTTTTATTTTTCCAAATGCTGATATTTTTTCTCTTTTGACAATTTTCTTTTTTTACATTATATTTTTGTAGATTGTTATTCATTTTTGTATATATATTGTATAATTTTATCCATTATTTGTTAATTTTTTTCTAATAATTTTCATATTTTAAAGTAAATTTTTGAATATTGTTTAAAATTAATTAGATATATTTATTAATCCCAACATGCCATATATATTATAGAATTATTATTAAAATTGTTTTAATTAATTCATATGATTTCGTGGTGATAAATTTTGTTAAAAAAATCTTGGCTATTTTTAACAATATTGATTATATTGCTAACAATTGTCCCGGTTTTTGCTGATGATCCTGGTGTGGAAGGAAATTCGGTAGAAATAGAGGCCGATACAATTAGTGATATTAATGGATATTTTAACAATGGTTCAATTTCAAGTAGTGATACTGTATATTTAGGTAACAAGTCCTACTCTAACGATGGAACTACCATCGCTATTGAAAACCTGAATAATATAGTAATAAATGGAGGAACGATTAGTGACCCCGATTCTTATTCAACTTTTACAGTAAACAATGGGAATCTACTAACTTTTACAAATGGGGCGAATATAACCTTCTTAAACATTCATTTTAAGGGAATGGCAGGTCAAACGGAGAATAATCCTTACATGACTCTAAATTCTGAGGATGGTTATATTAAATTTATAAACTGTACATTTGATGATATTCAAAGTGATACATCCAATAATGTATTGGAATTAACAGCTAAGGATTTGTTAATCTCAGGCACTAATTTTACCAACATCAAGGCAGGTCTTGAGTATGGTCCGAAAAATATTATCAATGGTAATGTACAATCTGTAAACATTTCTAATTCTAATTTTAAAGATATCTTTGGAGCAAAAGCATTTACAGGAACTACTTCAAGAGTAATATTTTCTGGAAATAATTTCACTAAGGTAAATGGTGCTAATGGAAAATCTTTTATTGATATGAGCTCTAATGCTGAAGAATTTATTTTTATAAATAATTATTTGGATAATGTCCAGTCTTCTATTGTAAGTGGTTCTGCAAATTCTTATAATATTTCTAATAATAATTTTACTAAGGTAAATGGTAAAGGAAAAACTGTAATTGATTTTGGTACTGTATCTGGAGAGTTTGTATTTACAAACAATTATTTGGATGATGTACAATCTGAACTATGGAGTACAATTTATAGTATTATCAATGGTACTGCAAGTTCATACAATATTTCAAATAATATATTCAATAATACTAATGGTCCATTAGATTTCAGTAAAGGTACAAGTGATAATTTCATTATCTCTGGAAATAATTTCACTAAGATAAATGCTAAAGGAAAACCAGTTATTGATTTTGGTACTGTATCTGGAGAGTTTGTATTTACAAACAATTATTTGGATGATGTACAATCTGAACAATATAGCACAATATCCGATATTCTCAAAGGTACTGCAAGTTCATACAATATATCAGATAATGTATTCAATAATACTAAAGGTCCATTAAACTTTGCTGATGGTACAACCGACAGCTTTGTAATCTCTGGAAACAATTTTACTAACATTGACAGTAGTGGAAATACAAAGTTGCCTATAATTAACTTTGGCACTGTTACTGGTGACTTCTTATTCACTGGAAATAACCTTGAAAATGTCTCTGTTAAATATGGTATGAATCCAACTGATATCATAACAGGTTCTGCTAAATCCTACAATATATCTGATAACGTTTTCAATAATGTAAACGGATCAATAGATTTCAGTGCAGGTACTGGCAGTGAAAATTTCATAATGTCTGGAAACAATTTCACCAAAGTTAACAATAACCAATTCATCAACTTCGGTACTGTTACAGGTGAGTTTGTATTTACAGGCAATAGTCTTGAAAATGTATCTAGTATAAATAATAACAATCCGAACGCATTGATTACTGGTTCTGCTACTTCATACAATATATCCGACAATAGCTTTACAAACATATCCGGATATATTGATTTCAGTGGTAGTACAAGTGATAAATTCATATTGTCCAACAATAATTTTACAAACATTTATACTCCTTATAATGATTTCATCAACATCGGAACTGTAAATGGGGAGTTCTTATCTAAAAACAATAATTTCACAGAAATCAAAACTCATTTGAGCAATGAATACAACAACATCATTACCGGAACTGCAAATGATATTGTCATTGACAATTCAAGCTTCCAAAAAATTGATGGTTCTGTATTCAAATTTGATTCTGGTTCTAACTTGAAAATTATAAACAGCACATTTTCACAAATTTTATTCAACGATCCTATTGTTCATTTTGACATAACTGGTGACTTTGTATGTGTTAACAATACATTCTCAAACATGACAAGTACCAATGTTGTTCTTGACGGTACTGCTAATACTTATGTTCTTAAAGGATGTAACTTCAAATTCTTTAATGCAGGTATTGTTAATTTTGGTGATGGAGAAAAATGTGAAATAAGTAATATTAATATCGATAAGGTTAATTTGGATTCTAATTTGATTACTACAAATTCAAAAAACACAAACATTCATAACTGTAGTTTTTCAGATATTGATCTTCACGATCAATTTGTAGTTATCAAAACAAATGGACAAAACTCCAATATTACCAATGTTACTTTTACCAAATGTGGAAATGGTGAAGCAATCGAAGTCAATGGTGATAACACTATTGTATCTGATATAGAGTTCATCGGATTCTATTCATCAACTGACGGTAGTGGTTTAATCATTAAAAGTTCACACAACTTGATTGAAAACTGTACTTTCATCAACTGTACATCCAATATTAATGGTGGATCTTTAGTTGTCAAAGGCGGAGAATATAATGTAATCAATAATTGTACTTTCATTAACAGTACTACTACCGGTAGTGGAGGTGCAATAGATGTTCAAGGTAACAATAACATTATTAACAATTCCTACTTTGAAGGTAATGTAGCAACCAAAGCAATCATCAGCGAACAGCAAGATGGTGGAGGAGCTATTTACTTCAATGAGAATTATAGAAATTTAACAGTTGCAAACTCCTACTTTAAGGACAATATTGGATACAACTCTGGTGGTGCTATAAGATTGGCTGGTTCAGATTCAACTATTGAAAACTGTACTTTCCTTGGAAATTATGTGGAAACTGGAGGTAACGATGTTCCTTATGGTGGGGGAGCTATTTGGGCTGCTAAAAATTTGATTGTAATTAAAAATTCTACATTCATTAATAACAGCGCTCCTTATGGTGGAGCTTTAAGAGGCGCTGCAAACATAACTGATTCCAAATTTATTGGAAATAATGCTACTGACGGTAATGGTGGTGGAATTGACATGACCATTTATGACGTTCAAACCAATCCTCCGTTAGTGTCAGTGAGAGATACACTATTTTATAACAATACCGCTTGGGGAGGGTATCACAAGGATGATAGATCCCAAGGTGGTGGATTGCATACATACTGGCTTTCAGGTATTATAATTGAAAACTGTACTTTCATGAATAACACCGCTGCAAGAGGTGGAGGACTTGATTTATACCTTGTAAACGAGTCCTACATTAACAACAACGTATTCTACAACAACTCTGCTATTATCGGTGGAGGTATCGCTCTTGTAGGAGACAACGCAATTCTTCATGACAATGAAATTAAAGACAATTTAGCTGTCAGAGGTGCTGGTGCTCAGATTATTGGTAACAACTCTGAAATTTATGACTGTAATATCACAAACAATATTGCAAACTCAGGAGGAGGTTTATGGATTTCAGGAAACGGAACACTTATTAAGGATTCCCTAATAGAATGGAATGAGGCACTTATGGGTGGAGCAATCTACAAGTTCGGTAACACTTTAAACATGACCAATGTAACTGTTCACCATAACACTGCTTTGTTGGATGTTTCATCAAACATCACAGATTTACTTGCATTGCCAATTTTCGTACAATATAACTTTAAGTTTGTTCAAGATGGATTTGACTTGAATCTTACCTATGATGGTAGTCAAGGAAGGGGAGTCATAGATTATGATGTTGGTTTAGGTGGAGGACTATATACCTTAGGTAGTATCTCCGGTCAAAGTATTATCGATGATTGTCTATTCTACCACAATACTGCTCGTAACGGTTCTGCTATATATGCGGTTCCTTATAGCATGTTGGTAAATAACACATACTTCTATTCCAATTCCGCATGGTCTTACGCTTTACCAATAAACTTCGACAGTGCAACAATCAACGTTGGAGAAAAGCTTAAAGGAAACGTTACACTTATTGGTGGAGATAACTTAATCAATGCAATATACAATGCAAATTCTCCAAGTGCATTCCAATTGCGTAATGTTACCTATGAATACTATGATGGAGATAAAGTCGTAAACAGAACTACAAAAGTATTGGCTACTCCAGTTGACGGATATGAAAATAGTGAGGGTGGATCAGTAGTATACCAAGACGACCGTGAAAACAATCAGATTATAAACATTACCATTAAAAACAAAGAGGATAATCAAGTTGTATATCAGACATCAGGCCGTACCGACATTGCAGGTAACGTATACTTTGAAACACCGGAATTGCCGGTAGGAGAGTATACAATAGAGGCAGTCCACAAAAACGGAATTCCGTACCATCCAAACAGGGATTACTATTACACTGACATTGATAACGAAACCAACTTTGCAGTCATTGACGAAAGGGAAGAGGAAGTTGATGTTGGAGTAACTAAAGAAGCAAACGCAGATAGTGTATACTTAGGCCAAGAAGTGACTTGGACAATTACAGTAAAAAATCATGGTACAATAACTGCTGAAAATGTTGTACTTAATGATGTCTTGCCTGCAGGATTGGAATTTGTTTCTGCAGATCAAGAAGGATATGATTCTGCAAACGGTGTTTGGACAATAGGTAATTTAGATGCTGGCGAAAGTAAAACTCTAACAATTGTATCAAGAACCACTGCAAAAGGTTCAATTAAAAACACAGCTACTGTAACTACAGATTCCGTTGATGTTAATCCAGACAACGATGAAGATGATGATACTGTAGAAGTGGTTTCTGTTGACGTTGGGGTGACAAAGGAAGCTGATGTTGAAGTTGCTAATCCTGGAGACACTGTAACATGGACTGTTACAGTTACTAACAATGGTGATGGACTTGCTAAAGACGTAAATGTGACTGATACATTACCTGCTGGTTTAGCATATGTAAGTGCTACAGCTAGCGAAGGTACTTATGATTCTTTAAAAGGTGTTTGGACAATCGGTGACTTGACTGCTGGCCAAACCGTAACTTTAACCATTGTTTCAAGAGTTACCGAAACCGAGGAAGCTACAATAACCAACATTGCAAAGGTTACTACTTCATCTCCTGATACTGATCCTAACAACGATGAGGATAGCGACGATGTTGAAGTTGAGCCTGTCTGTGATGTGTCTATCGAAAAGGTAGCTGATCCAAAAACCGCTGTATTTGAAGATTCAGTAACATGGACTCTTACTGTTAAAAACAACGGTCCTTCCGTTGCTAAAAACGTAAAAGTAACTGATGTATTGCCAGCTAATTTGGATGCAACTTCAATTGTTCCAAGCAGAGGAACTTATAATGCAGATACTGGTATCTGGACAATTGGCGATTTGAATGTAAATGAAGAAGTTACCTTAACTATCGTAACAAAAATCACTGTTGACGCTAATGTAAATATTGTAAATACCGCGAAGGTAACTACAACCACCAAAGACAGCAATCCTGACAATGATGAGGATAGCGATGATGTGGATGTAACTGAAATTCCTTTACCTAAGGTTGATTTGGTTTTAACAAAAGAGGCTAATGAGACTAGTGTTGGTCCTAATGCTCCTGTAACCTGGACTATTATAGTTAAAAACGATGGTCCTGAGGATGCGGCCGATGTTGTTGTTAAGGATGTCTTGCCTGCTGGCTTAGGATATGTCAGTGCTACTGCTAGCCAAGGTACTTATGATGCAGCTACTGGTGTATGGACTATTGGTAGTTTGGCTAATGGTGCAACTGTAACCTTGACTATTGACACTATTGTTAACGTTAATACTGCACAGACTATTAAAAATGAAGCTGAAGTCAATACTTCCTCAAACGATACTGATCCTACTAACAACAAGGATGATGAGGATGTTGAAGTTGTTCCTGTCTGTGATGTAGCTGTTGAAAAGGTTGTTAGCCAAACTATAGCTAATCCTGACGATACTGTAACATGGACAATCACAGTTACAAACAACGGACCATCTGCCGCTGAAAACGTATTGGTTAAAGATGAAATACCTGCTAACTTGGATGCTAATTCCATTGTGGCAAGCAAAGGTACTTACGATTCCTTGAAAAATCTTTGGACAATCGGCGATTTGGCTGTAAATGAAAAGGTTACCTTAACTATTGTAACCAAAATTACTGCAACTGAGGCTATGGATATTACCAATGTTGCTAAAGCGAACACAACTACCAAGGATTCAAATCCTGACAATGATGAGGACAATGACACAGTTAAAGTTACATTAGTTCCAAAACCTGAAGTTGATTTGGTTTTAACAAAAGAGGCTAATGAGACTAGTGTTGGTCCTAATGCTCCTGTCTCATGGACCATTACAGTTACTAACAACGGTCCTGAGGATGCGACTGATGTTGTTGTTAAGGATGTCTTGCCTGCTGGCTTAGGATATGTTGACGCTACTGCTACCAAAGGTACTTATAATAAAGATACTGGTATTTGGACTATTGGTGATTTGGCTAATGGTGCAACTGTAACCTTGACTATTAATACTATTGTTAACGTTAATACTGCACAGACCATTGTAAATGAGGCTGAGGTCACTACCTCTTCAGATGATACCAATCCTGACAACAACAATGATGATGACGATGTCGAAGTTATTCCTGTCTGTGATGTTGTTGTTGTAAAAGAAGTTAACCAGACTGTTGCAGGCACTAACCAAGAAGTTACCTGGACTATTACTGTCACAAACAAAGGTCCATCCATAGCAAAAGACGTTGTTCTTAAGGATGTCTTGCCTTCTGGCTTGGAATTCGTTTCAGCAGATCAAACAGGTTATGCTGCAGATACCGGTGTCTGGAACATCGGAGATTTAGATGTTGATGCTACCGTAACTTTAACTATTGTAAGCAAAGTCACTGCACTTACCGGTGTAAACATTACAAACGTTGCAGAAGCTACCACAACAACTGAAGATTCAAACACTACAAACAACAAGGACAACGATACAGTAGAAGTGGATACTGTCTGTGATGTAGGTGTTGAAAAAACAGCTGATAAGACTGTTGCCAATCCGGAAGATACTGTAACATGGACTATCACAGTTACTAACAATGGTCCTTCTGTTGCTAAAGATGTAAAAGTTGAAGATGCTTTACCTGAAGGTTTAGAATACACTTTATCTACCACTACCGTAGGCAATTATGCTGACGGCATCTGGACTATTGGAGATTTAAATCCTGGTCAAAGTGTTACCTTAACTATTGTAAACAAAGTAACCGCTCTTAACAATGTAAACATTACAAATGTCGCTAAGGTAAACACCACTACCAAGGATACCAATCCTGAAAACGATAAGGACAACGATACAGTTGAAGTCATTCCGCTTTGTGATGTTGAAGTCGTAAAGGTCGTTAACCAGACCATTGTAAAACCGGGCGAATCTGTAACCTGGACAATTACAGTTAAAAACAACGGACCTCAAACAGCTAAAGATGTTGTTGTAGACGATCTCTTGCCTGCTGGATTGGAATTCGTTTCAGCTAATACTGCTACAGGAACTTATGCAAACGGCATTTGGACAATCGGTGATGTGGATGTCGATGGAACTGTAACCTTGACTCTCGTAACCAAAGTTACCGAAACTAAAGCTGCTAACTTGACAAATGTTGCAGAAGCTACCACAACTACCGAGGATACCAATCCTGACAACAACAAGGACAATGACACAGTTGAAGTCATTCCTGTATGTGATGTGGCTGTTGTTAAAGTTGCTAACGAAACCAAGGTAGGTCCTGATTCAAATGTTGAATGGACCATAACAGTTACCAACCACGGTCCTTCTGCTGCTGAGAATGTAAACGTAACTGATCTCTTACCTGAAGGTGTGGAATTCGTTTCAGCTAATGCTGGAGTCGGAGCTTATGCTGACGGTGTTTGGACAATTGGTGATTTGGAAGCTGGTAAATCCGTAAGCTTAACTCTTGTAACCAAGGTCACTGCAACTACTGGTAACATTACAAATGTCGCTAAGGTAAACACCACCACTGAGGATAACAATCCGGACAATGATGAGGACAATGAAACAATCGATGTGGTTCCGGTTACTGATGTGGCTGTCACTGTCACTGTCAATCAGACTGTTGTTCATCCTGAAGATGTCATTTCATGGAATGTTACCGCTACAAACAACGGACCTTCATTAGCTGAGAATGTAAACGTGACTGATCTTTTACCTGAAGGCTTGGAAGTTGTTGATGTAATTGTTCCTGATGGAACTAGCTATGACCGCGACACTAATGTTTGGACCATTGGTGACTTGTCTGTTGGAGAAGAATTGAAATTGGTAATTGTAACTAAGGTCAAGGAAGATGCAACCGGTAATTTGACTGTAGAAGGAACAATCGAAACATCTACCGTTGACACCAATCCAAACAACAATTATGATAATGACACAACCGAAGTTATCCGTGAAGTTCCAGTTTGTGATTTGGAAGTTGTAAAAGAAGTCAACCAAACTACCGTTAACCCTGGCGATACAATTGAATGGACTTTAACAGTTACTAACAACGGTCCTTCTGCTGCTGAAGATGTATGTGTGACTGACGTATTGCCTGCTGGTCTTGAATTTGTTGATGCTGCCGCTTCTGTTGGCAACTTCGAGAACAATGTTTGGATCATAGGCGATTTGGAAGCTGACCATACTGTAACCTTGACCATCATAACCAAGGTCACTGAAACTGCAGCGGTTAACATTACAAATGTCGCTAAGGTAAACACCACTACTGAGGATAACAAGCCGGACAATGATGAGGACAACGATACTGTTGAAGTTGTTCCTGTCTGTGACGTTGAAGTTGTAAAAGTGGCTAATCAGACTGTTGTAAATGCTGGCGAGTCCGTAACATGGACTGTAACCGTTACCAATAACGGTCCTTCTACCGCTGAAAATGTGAAAGTGACTGACGTATTGCCTTCTGGCTTAGAATCCATTTCAGCTAATGCTGATGTTGGTGCTTATGCTGGCGGTGTTTGGACTGTTGGTGATTTGGAAGCTGGCCAAACTGCAACATTAACTATCGTAACCAAAGTCACTTCTACTGCAGATACTCATATGAATATAACTAACGTGGCTCAAGGAAACACTACTACCAAGGATACAAATCCTGACAACGACAAGGACAATGAAACAATCGAAGTTGTTCCGGTTACCGATGTAGGAGTTACTGTTAAAGTCAACCAGACTGTTGTTCATCCTGAAGATGTCATTTCATGGAATGTTACAGCTACAAACAACGGACCTTCATTGGCTAAGGATGTAAACGTAACTGACCTTTTACCTGAAGGCTTAGAGTTTGTCGATGTAATTGTTCCTGATGGAACCAGCTATAATCCTGACACTAACGTCTGGACCATCGGTGACTTGCCTGTTGGAGAAGAATTGACATTAGTCATTGTAACTAAGGTCAAGGAAAATGCAACTGGTGACTTAACAGTGGAAGCTACTGTTGGTACCTCTTCAGTTGACACTAACCCAAACAACGATTATGATAAGGATACTACCAAGGTAATCGGTAATTCTACTGATTTGATCGTATTCAAAATAGCTAACAAGGACAAATACGCTATTGGAGATACTGCAAAATGGACTATTGTCATTCATAATACTGGCGATGTGGATGCATTAAATGTAAAAGCAAATGACCTCTTGCCTGAAGGCGTTCTTTATTTAAGCTCTAGTGCAACTCAAGGTATCTACGATCTTGAAACTGGTGTTTGGAATGTTGGAACCTTGGCTGCAGGTAACTATGTGATTATTGACATCTACACCAAAGTTGTCTCTGCAGGTAATTTAACCAACTCTGTAAACGTTACAACCGATACACCTGAAACAGATTATGAAAACAACTATGCAACCTTCACAATATCTGTTGAAGAGGAACTGGTTCCTGCACCTGAAAACGAAACAAACAATGAAACCCACGTAATCGAAAACGAGATCGTAAAACCAGCAATGTTAAACACTGGAAATCCTATCATGGCATTATTAGTATTGTTAATGTTGCCATTAGTGGGATACATTCGCAGAAAAGAATAATATTTCTTTTCTTCTTTTTTTATTTTTAATAAAGAAATAAATTTTAACTTATTTTACTTAACTTCTATTAATTTAATCAATGCTTCTTTTCATTATCTAGGGGTTTATTCTTAAACTTCAATATGTTCTCTGCTGAGTATAGATGGAGCAATCAAAACAAATAGGATATTTCATAAAAACCCATTTTCATCCAATGCCATTATTAATAAAATTTATACACTATGCAATAGATAAATTAATAATAGTATAGGTGATTTAATGAAAAGTGATAATATTAAAAAAGGAATTCAAAGAGCACCACACAGGTCTTTGTTAAGGGCTTGTGGTCTTAAAGATAAAGATTTTGAAAAACCTTTTATTGGAATTGCTAACAGTTTTACAGATATTGTTCCAGGACACATTCACCTTAGAGAATTGGTAGAATTTGTAAAGGAAGGAATAATAGCTGCTGGAGGTATTCCTTTTGAATTTGATACAATGGCAGTTTGTGATGGTATTGCCATGAATCATGAAGGAATGAAGTATTCCCTTCCTTCAAGAGAAATTATTGCAGCAACTGTTGAAAGTATGGCAAAAGGACATAGTTTTGACGGTTTGGTACTGATTCCAAGTTGTGATAAGGTAGTTCCAGGAATGATTATGGGAGCTACCAGGGTAAATGTTCCTACAATCGTTGTTACTGGAGGACCAATGATTGCTGGACGCTACAATGACAAAAACGTTGATTTAATTAGTGTTTATGAAGCTGTTGGAGAACATTCTGCAGGAAAAATGACAGCTGAAGAGGTTGAAGAACTTGAAAGATGCGCATGTCCTGGAGCTGGAAGCTGCTCTGGTTTGTTTACAGCTAATACAATGGCTTGCGTTACAGAAACTTTAGGTTTGTCATTGCCGATGTGTGCAACTACTCATGCAGAGGACAAGGCAAACCAGGAAGTGGCTTATGAATCAGGTAAGCGCATAGTGGAATTGGTAAAAGAGGACATCAAGCCATCTGATATTTTAACCCAGGAAGCCTTCAACAACGCTATTGCTGTCGACATGGCATTAGGTGGTTCAAGTAACACTGCACTTCACATTCCAGCTTTAGCAAGTGAAGTTGGTGGATTGGAAGTGGATTTGGACTTATTTGATAAAATAAGCCGTGAAGTGCCACATATTGCATTAATTTCACCTGCTGGTCAAGACACAATGATGGATTTACATGAGGCTGGAGGTATTCCTGCAGTTCTAAAAACATTAGGGGATAAAATTGACACAGATCAAATAACCGTAACCGGAAAGACCATAGCTGAGAATATTGAAGATGTTGAAGTTAAAAACGAAAATGTAATCCATCCGCTAGACAATCCTGTTCATGAAGATGGTGGAATCGCTATTTTGAAAGGAAACATTGCTCCTAATGGTTCAGTTGTTAAAAAAGGTGCAGTTGCCGATGATTTGATGCATCTTAAAGGACCTGCAAAAGTATATACAAGTGAAGAGGATGTTACAGCAGCAATATTCAACCATGAAATTGATGAAGGGGACATTATTGTAATTATCTACGAAGGCCCTAAAGGAGGCCCAGGTATGAGGGAGATGCTCAACCCAACATCTGCTATTGCAGGAATGAATATTAAAAATGTGGGTCTTATTACTGACGGTAGATTCTCAGGTGGAACTAGAGGTCCTTGTATAGGTCATATTTCTCCAGAAGCTATGGCTGGCGGCCCTATTGGAGCAATTAGGGATGGAGACATAATTGAAATTGATATCAATAACCGTTCAATCAACGTTGACTTGACTGATGAGGAAATCGCATCCAGATTGGCTGAAATGGAATATCCTGAAAAAGATGTTGATGGTTGGCTTTCCATTTATCAAAAACTTGTTTCCTCAGCAGATAAAGGAGCTATCTTAAGGTAAGTGTTTGCTATGAAACTTTTAAGATTTAATGACATTGATGTTGATGAAGTTATTAAAAGATCAGAACAGAATGTAAACGAAGTTCTAGACATTGTAGCTGATATAATAAGCAATGTTCGTTCAAACAAGGATGAAGCTTTAAAGGAATACACTGAAAAATTCGATGGTGTTAAATTAGATGATTTGAAAGTATCTGAAGCCGAAATCAAAGAAGCTTATGAAAAAATTGACGATGATTTATTGAAATCACTCAAATTGGCTTTAAAAAATATTGAAGACTTCCATAAGAAGGAAATTCCTGAA from Methanobrevibacter sp. includes the following:
- a CDS encoding thymidylate synthase, whose translation is MLTINQCYLDFVKKILNEGKETYKDSDHHLKENLGNYYFIEDPLNLKFKAKYQNMTSDMMLDMIKSGKFDMEGCPIKSDALFEYVKSFDDDSDQGFVYSYPNRILAHFDVNQFDVMKDRILNSTGSNRAVAVTYDPALDCNREDIPCLQILQAVVRDGELTIHCFFRSNDIYGAFYSNMFFIAYIGIKLKDEVNKELISEKLNFGGVHYYSSSGHIYNTDLRSAKKLISKH